A genome region from Salinigranum halophilum includes the following:
- a CDS encoding glycoside hydrolase family 3 N-terminal domain-containing protein, which produces METQTRSLLDHLSPERRAAIEEHVETLLSELTLEQKVGQLNQVNADFATGTAVADMDLEEGIRDGDIGSVLNFADLDEARRFQELAVEESDHGIPLVLALDVIHGYRTIFPIPLGEAASWNPEMAALSARVAATEAAADGVHWTFAPSVDVGRDPRWGRVMEAAGEDPYLTAETSKARVRGFQGDDLAADDTVLACAKHYVGYGASEAGREYNIVDISETTLREVHLPPFEACLEAGVGSVMNAFNLHERIPASSNDELVEGILRGELDFEDLVVSDWNSFGELIEHGVAGDLRDAARACIEAGSDVDMVSGAYATELVGLVEDGVVDEALVDDAVRRLLTVKGVLGLFDDPYRYFDEERRSQRILTDDHRAAAREVARESLVLLKNEADLLPVDERDDVALVGGLADSATDMLGAWRAEGDPDDVTTLRTTLTDRVESLTYVEGCDRDGAVGDEQLERAVEAVTSADVAIVAVGERYSQSGEAASRAHLDLPGDQRALLEALVETGTPVAAVLFSGRPLAIDWEADHVPALLEAWFPGVEAGPAIADVLLGEDDPSGRLPMSFPITEGQIPLYYNRLRTGRPAEDGEVDLTVAPENHAEKYLSRYLDVPNEPLYAFGHGESYTEFAYTDLTLGTDAVTAEETLSVEVTVENTGDRAGTEVVQLYVSDPVGSRARPVRELVRFDKVDIDAGDSATVSFELTAADLAFWTADETYAAEPGAFEVQVGHASDDITAVERFELVE; this is translated from the coding sequence ATGGAAACACAGACGCGGTCGCTGCTCGACCACCTCTCGCCCGAGCGGCGGGCGGCTATCGAGGAGCACGTCGAGACGCTGCTCTCGGAGTTGACCCTCGAACAGAAGGTGGGGCAGTTGAACCAGGTGAACGCCGACTTCGCGACGGGGACTGCCGTCGCCGACATGGACCTCGAGGAGGGAATCCGCGACGGCGACATCGGGTCGGTGCTCAACTTCGCCGACCTCGACGAGGCCCGGCGGTTCCAGGAACTCGCCGTCGAGGAGTCCGACCACGGCATCCCGCTCGTGCTGGCGCTCGACGTCATCCACGGCTACCGGACGATCTTTCCGATCCCGCTCGGCGAGGCGGCGTCGTGGAATCCGGAGATGGCAGCGCTGTCGGCGCGTGTCGCCGCGACCGAGGCGGCTGCCGATGGGGTACACTGGACGTTCGCCCCGTCGGTCGACGTCGGTCGTGACCCCCGCTGGGGCCGCGTGATGGAGGCCGCGGGTGAGGACCCGTACCTCACCGCCGAAACCTCGAAGGCACGCGTCCGTGGCTTCCAGGGCGACGACCTCGCTGCGGACGACACCGTCCTCGCCTGTGCGAAGCACTACGTCGGCTACGGTGCCTCCGAGGCCGGCCGCGAGTACAACATCGTCGACATCTCCGAGACGACCCTCCGTGAGGTCCACCTCCCGCCGTTCGAGGCCTGTCTGGAAGCGGGTGTCGGCAGCGTGATGAACGCCTTCAATCTGCACGAGCGAATCCCGGCCAGCAGTAACGATGAACTCGTCGAGGGAATCTTGCGCGGCGAACTCGACTTCGAGGATCTGGTCGTGTCCGACTGGAACTCGTTCGGTGAACTCATCGAGCACGGCGTCGCCGGTGACCTGCGCGATGCGGCTCGGGCGTGCATCGAGGCTGGCTCCGACGTCGACATGGTCAGTGGAGCCTACGCGACCGAACTGGTCGGGCTGGTCGAAGACGGTGTCGTCGACGAAGCACTCGTCGACGACGCGGTCCGCCGTCTCTTGACCGTCAAAGGCGTTCTCGGGCTGTTCGACGACCCTTACCGGTACTTCGACGAGGAGCGTCGGTCCCAGCGGATTCTCACCGACGACCACCGCGCGGCCGCCCGCGAGGTAGCCCGTGAGTCGCTGGTCCTGTTGAAGAACGAAGCGGACCTGTTGCCAGTGGACGAGCGCGACGACGTCGCACTCGTCGGCGGGCTCGCGGACAGTGCCACCGACATGCTCGGTGCCTGGCGCGCCGAGGGCGACCCGGACGACGTGACGACGCTCAGGACGACACTCACTGACCGCGTCGAGAGCCTGACGTACGTCGAGGGCTGTGACAGAGACGGCGCTGTCGGCGACGAGCAACTGGAGCGAGCAGTGGAGGCGGTCACGTCCGCGGACGTCGCGATCGTCGCCGTCGGCGAGCGCTACAGCCAGAGCGGTGAGGCGGCGAGTCGCGCCCACCTCGACCTGCCCGGCGACCAGCGGGCGCTGCTCGAAGCACTCGTCGAGACAGGGACGCCCGTCGCCGCCGTGCTGTTCAGCGGCCGACCCCTGGCTATCGACTGGGAGGCCGACCACGTCCCCGCACTCCTCGAGGCCTGGTTCCCCGGTGTCGAAGCCGGTCCCGCCATCGCCGACGTCCTCCTGGGCGAGGACGACCCGTCGGGGCGGCTGCCGATGAGTTTCCCCATCACCGAAGGACAGATCCCCCTCTACTACAACCGGCTGAGAACCGGGCGGCCCGCTGAAGACGGCGAGGTGGACCTGACGGTCGCCCCAGAGAACCACGCGGAGAAGTACCTCTCACGGTATCTCGACGTCCCGAACGAACCGCTGTACGCCTTCGGTCACGGGGAGAGTTACACGGAGTTCGCGTACACCGACCTCACCCTGGGGACGGATGCGGTCACAGCCGAGGAGACGCTCTCGGTCGAGGTGACCGTCGAGAACACGGGCGACCGCGCCGGGACCGAGGTCGTTCAGCTGTACGTCAGTGACCCGGTCGGCAGTCGCGCACGGCCGGTCAGAGAGCTCGTCCGCTTCGACAAGGTCGACATCGACGCCGGCGACTCGGCGACGGTCTCGTTCGAGTTGACGGCCGCTGACCTCGCGTTCTGGACGGCTGACGAGACGTACGCGGCAGAGCCCGGCGCGTTCGAGGTGCAGGTCGGCCACGCGTCCGACGACATCACCGCTGTCGAGCGGTTCGAACTGGTCGAGTAA
- a CDS encoding SHOCT domain-containing protein, whose product MTRSEPRVVTGLMLGAFLAFGIDTLVIVAGLWYVDRLSAAAARWVSVAVLAFFALWVGGRWARLRLRNGAGDGGDTGDDNTHQRDPLEKLKQRYADGELSDAEFEERLDTLLDADRRAESTGETARLELSRDSE is encoded by the coding sequence GTGACACGGTCTGAACCACGCGTCGTCACCGGCCTCATGCTGGGCGCCTTCCTCGCGTTCGGCATCGACACGCTGGTAATCGTCGCCGGGCTCTGGTACGTCGACCGGCTCTCGGCCGCGGCGGCCAGGTGGGTCAGCGTCGCCGTGCTGGCCTTCTTCGCGCTCTGGGTCGGGGGCCGGTGGGCCCGCCTCCGGTTGCGCAACGGTGCAGGGGACGGCGGCGACACGGGCGACGACAACACCCACCAGCGCGACCCGCTCGAGAAGCTGAAACAGCGGTACGCCGACGGTGAGCTCTCGGACGCGGAGTTCGAGGAGCGACTCGACACGCTCCTCGACGCCGACCGGCGGGCCGAATCGACGGGCGAGACGGCCCGGCTCGAACTGTCCCGCGACTCCGAGTGA
- a CDS encoding universal stress protein, which yields MYERILVPTDGSDHALRAAEHGRYLADAFDATVHVLAVIDLQQAAGPFSAGGVDKAFIDRLEAEADATVEAVVDTQDGSASVQTAVRKGEPAEEILDYADDHDVDLLAMGTHGRSGLRRLVAGSVTERVVRLAEAPVLTVRSLDRSRVADGYDDVLVPTDGSEPAAAAVDHGLEIAAHTGARVHAVYVAAAADRAERAAAAAGNEPDTTPDSRGAAAARALAEQARTRGVDALTTVLEGAPAAALLDYADEHDIDLVVMGTRGRAGLSRLVLGSTTGRVLRGAEMPVVSVNARQE from the coding sequence ATGTACGAACGTATCCTCGTTCCGACCGACGGCAGCGACCACGCCCTGCGGGCGGCCGAACACGGCCGGTATCTCGCCGACGCGTTCGACGCGACGGTCCACGTCCTCGCCGTCATCGACCTACAGCAGGCGGCCGGCCCGTTCAGCGCCGGCGGCGTCGACAAGGCGTTCATCGACCGCCTCGAAGCGGAGGCGGACGCCACCGTCGAGGCTGTCGTCGACACGCAGGACGGCTCGGCGTCGGTGCAGACGGCCGTCCGAAAGGGCGAGCCGGCCGAGGAGATTCTCGACTACGCGGACGACCACGACGTCGACCTGCTCGCGATGGGGACGCACGGACGGAGCGGGCTCCGCCGACTCGTCGCCGGGAGTGTGACAGAACGCGTCGTCCGCCTGGCCGAGGCCCCGGTGCTCACCGTCCGCTCGCTCGACCGCAGTCGCGTCGCGGACGGGTACGACGACGTGCTCGTGCCGACGGACGGGAGCGAGCCGGCGGCCGCAGCGGTCGACCACGGCCTCGAGATTGCCGCACACACCGGGGCCCGCGTCCACGCCGTGTACGTCGCCGCCGCGGCCGACCGCGCAGAACGGGCCGCCGCCGCGGCCGGGAACGAACCGGACACGACCCCCGACTCCCGCGGCGCAGCGGCGGCGCGGGCGCTCGCCGAACAGGCCCGAACGCGCGGGGTCGACGCGCTGACGACCGTTCTCGAGGGAGCCCCCGCCGCGGCCCTCCTCGACTACGCGGACGAACACGACATCGACCTCGTCGTGATGGGCACGCGTGGCCGGGCGGGACTCAGTCGACTCGTCTTAGGGAGTACGACCGGCCGGGTGCTTCGCGGGGCGGAGATGCCCGTCGTCTCCGTCAACGCGCGACAGGAGTGA
- a CDS encoding amphi-Trp domain-containing protein, giving the protein MPEETIFEFERSMGTAEVAEYLRTVADRLESGEEFTLESGGESVTLRPPGRMEFEVEVERETSKSGGPAEIEVEFELEWDEADDDDGSLTIE; this is encoded by the coding sequence ATGCCTGAAGAGACGATATTCGAGTTCGAACGGAGCATGGGGACGGCCGAAGTCGCGGAGTACCTCCGGACGGTCGCGGACCGCCTCGAGTCTGGCGAGGAGTTCACCCTCGAGTCGGGTGGGGAGTCGGTCACGCTCCGTCCGCCGGGACGCATGGAGTTCGAGGTGGAGGTCGAGCGGGAGACGTCGAAGTCGGGCGGGCCCGCCGAGATCGAGGTCGAGTTCGAACTCGAGTGGGACGAAGCCGACGACGACGACGGGTCGCTCACGATCGAGTGA
- a CDS encoding chymotrypsin family serine protease, whose amino-acid sequence MKDAERQAKLAKFRREVEDLDNVVGTAIDPKTGKIVALVTEKKPEQDLPDNQLVANNTSLSKDEHGVVEVGELRAHSVPLAAESSAVVRPVEAGAEEQPKNRDWVGTASFLARVVDTSKGEWSTGVSTGSVVRLSNWHVYVGDEFVPHRPINQPFKGGKVGELVGEVPITDGVKVDVAARSVSIEDGWGTIGLETAENGEEYGRRVVYDITDEHGGKTVTKSGRTTDVTTAEIVLVDVSVDIDYGEPGHPNLVRVDDCVITTDLGAPGDSGSPVFLTEDGALCGLYFAGSAVSGVFSQIGNVRDALGVEPITDWDEDTPPTDYVVDRPTDDDLEQFKRDLVEFVENWHPS is encoded by the coding sequence ATGAAAGACGCAGAACGGCAGGCGAAGCTGGCGAAGTTCCGGAGGGAGGTCGAGGACCTGGACAACGTCGTCGGGACGGCGATCGACCCCAAGACGGGGAAGATCGTCGCGCTCGTCACCGAGAAAAAACCAGAGCAAGACCTGCCCGATAACCAGCTGGTCGCGAACAACACGTCGCTCTCGAAGGACGAACACGGCGTCGTCGAGGTGGGTGAGCTCCGGGCACACTCCGTCCCGCTCGCGGCGGAGTCGTCGGCGGTCGTGCGGCCGGTCGAAGCGGGTGCCGAAGAGCAGCCGAAGAATCGCGACTGGGTCGGGACCGCGAGCTTCCTGGCGCGCGTGGTCGACACCTCGAAAGGGGAGTGGAGCACCGGCGTCTCGACGGGCAGCGTGGTCCGCCTGTCGAACTGGCACGTGTACGTCGGGGACGAGTTCGTGCCGCACCGCCCCATCAACCAGCCGTTCAAGGGCGGCAAGGTCGGCGAACTCGTCGGTGAGGTCCCCATCACCGACGGGGTGAAGGTCGACGTCGCCGCCCGTTCCGTCTCCATCGAGGACGGCTGGGGGACCATCGGTCTCGAGACGGCCGAGAACGGTGAGGAGTACGGCCGACGGGTCGTCTACGACATCACGGACGAACACGGCGGCAAGACGGTGACGAAGTCGGGGCGGACGACGGACGTGACCACGGCGGAGATCGTGCTGGTGGACGTCTCCGTCGACATCGACTACGGCGAGCCCGGCCACCCGAACCTCGTCCGGGTCGACGACTGCGTCATCACGACCGACCTCGGCGCGCCCGGTGACTCGGGCTCCCCGGTGTTTCTCACCGAGGACGGCGCGCTGTGTGGGCTGTACTTCGCCGGCTCCGCCGTCTCGGGCGTCTTCAGCCAGATCGGGAACGTCCGGGACGCACTCGGCGTCGAGCCCATCACCGACTGGGACGAGGACACACCGCCGACGGACTACGTCGTCGACAGGCCGACCGACGACGACCTCGAACAGTTCAAGCGCGACCTGGTCGAGTTCGTCGAGAACTGGCACCCGTCGTAG
- a CDS encoding ABC transporter ATP-binding protein — MDDSQTEAGWRSDPIWQLYAAYGRAHVAYAGLGVVSTVLGRLFGLVPAFVIGLAVDAIFLRERPFGLPFVPAAWLPTSPVDQLTLAITVLVVATVGGAVASWLEDWGWSVFAQRIQHALRVDAYDRLQRFDLAYFTNRRTGDLMSVLNNDVNALETFLEDGLSAIIWIGATVVGIGAILLTLNVPLTLVTLLPIPALVAFTLFFTRVIEPKYLAIRGKIGDLNSRLENNVSGIEVIKTEGAEAYERDRVESTSRSYLTANLTAIRTQTTYYPGLTVISGVGFAVTFLVGGLWILTGAPFGLSATLSPGEFVTFVIYAQQFVWPVLRFGTVVDDYERAKAAAVRVADVMARESRIAAAPDATDLDVRTGAVEFDHVSFGYDTDRGRRVITDVSLDVAGGETIGVVGPTGAGKSTLLKLVPRLYDADEGAVRIDGRDVRDVTLTSLRRAVGYVSQEPFLFFGTIRENIRYGTFDATDEDVERAAKRAQAHAFVQNLPDGYETRVGERGVKLSGGQRQRIALARTILKDPAILVLDEATASVDTETEALIQRSIAEFARDRTTFVIAHRLSTVRNADRIVVVDDGRITERGTHTELLARDGLYANFWRVQAGEVDALPPEFLERAMARGAERHDRG, encoded by the coding sequence ATGGACGACTCACAGACCGAAGCGGGATGGCGTTCCGACCCGATCTGGCAGCTGTACGCCGCCTACGGGCGAGCGCACGTCGCCTACGCCGGCCTGGGCGTCGTTTCGACGGTCCTCGGTCGACTCTTCGGACTCGTCCCCGCGTTCGTCATCGGGCTGGCGGTCGACGCCATCTTCCTGCGCGAGCGCCCCTTCGGCCTGCCGTTCGTGCCCGCGGCGTGGCTGCCGACGAGTCCGGTCGACCAGCTGACCCTCGCCATCACCGTGTTGGTCGTGGCGACGGTCGGCGGAGCCGTCGCCTCCTGGCTCGAAGACTGGGGGTGGAGCGTGTTCGCCCAGCGCATCCAGCACGCGCTTCGGGTCGACGCGTACGACCGCCTCCAGCGCTTCGACCTCGCGTACTTCACGAACCGGCGGACGGGTGACCTGATGAGCGTGCTCAACAACGACGTGAACGCCCTCGAGACGTTCCTCGAAGACGGCCTCAGCGCGATTATCTGGATCGGGGCGACGGTCGTCGGGATTGGGGCGATACTGCTCACGCTCAACGTCCCGCTGACGCTCGTCACCCTGCTTCCCATCCCGGCGCTCGTCGCGTTCACGCTCTTTTTCACGCGCGTCATCGAACCGAAGTACCTCGCCATCAGGGGGAAGATCGGCGACCTCAACTCCCGGCTGGAGAACAACGTCAGCGGGATCGAAGTCATCAAGACCGAGGGGGCGGAGGCGTACGAGCGCGACCGCGTCGAGTCCACCTCGCGGTCGTACCTCACCGCGAACCTCACGGCCATCCGGACGCAGACGACCTATTACCCCGGGCTGACCGTCATCTCCGGCGTCGGCTTCGCCGTGACCTTCCTCGTCGGCGGCCTGTGGATTCTGACCGGCGCGCCGTTCGGCCTGTCGGCGACGCTCTCACCCGGCGAGTTCGTCACGTTCGTCATCTACGCCCAGCAGTTCGTCTGGCCCGTCCTCCGTTTCGGGACCGTCGTCGACGACTACGAGCGGGCGAAGGCCGCGGCCGTCCGCGTCGCCGACGTGATGGCGCGCGAGAGCCGCATCGCAGCCGCGCCGGATGCGACCGACCTCGACGTCCGTACCGGCGCGGTCGAGTTCGACCACGTCTCGTTCGGCTACGACACCGACCGCGGCCGGCGCGTTATCACCGACGTGTCACTCGACGTCGCCGGCGGCGAGACCATCGGCGTGGTCGGCCCGACGGGCGCGGGCAAGTCGACGCTCCTCAAACTCGTCCCCCGGCTGTACGACGCAGACGAGGGCGCGGTCCGCATCGACGGTCGGGACGTCCGCGACGTGACGCTCACGAGCCTCCGACGGGCCGTCGGCTACGTCAGCCAGGAGCCGTTCTTGTTCTTCGGGACGATTCGCGAGAACATCCGCTACGGGACGTTCGACGCGACGGACGAGGACGTCGAACGCGCCGCGAAGCGAGCACAGGCGCACGCGTTCGTCCAGAACCTCCCCGACGGGTACGAGACGCGCGTGGGCGAACGCGGCGTGAAACTCTCCGGTGGGCAGCGACAGCGCATCGCCCTCGCACGGACCATCCTCAAAGACCCCGCGATTCTCGTCCTCGACGAGGCGACCGCCAGCGTCGACACCGAGACGGAGGCGCTCATCCAGCGGAGCATCGCCGAGTTCGCTCGCGACCGGACGACGTTCGTCATCGCCCACCGGCTGTCGACCGTCCGCAACGCGGACCGCATCGTGGTCGTCGACGACGGCCGAATCACGGAACGGGGGACTCACACCGAACTCCTCGCTCGCGACGGCCTCTACGCCAACTTCTGGCGCGTCCAGGCGGGCGAGGTCGACGCGCTCCCCCCGGAGTTCCTCGAACGGGCGATGGCGCGGGGTGCCGAACGCCACGACAGGGGCTGA
- a CDS encoding 3-isopropylmalate dehydratase small subunit has product MSARPDPADPGRAWCFGDDIDTDQITPSRFIVSSDPDELAQHAFNDLRPAFSETVQPGDFVVAGTNFGSGSSREQAPLALLGAGVAGVVAESFARIFFRNAINLGLPVLICPGAGGIDDGDEVSMALDAGVVRNHTKDETYDAEPLPPFLQELVSQGGLKAYTKAKLDAE; this is encoded by the coding sequence GTGAGCGCCCGACCGGACCCGGCGGACCCGGGTCGCGCGTGGTGCTTCGGCGACGACATCGACACAGACCAGATAACCCCGTCTCGGTTCATCGTCTCCTCGGACCCGGACGAACTCGCCCAGCACGCCTTCAACGACCTCCGGCCGGCGTTCTCCGAGACGGTCCAGCCGGGCGACTTCGTCGTCGCGGGGACGAACTTCGGGAGCGGGTCGTCGCGTGAACAGGCACCGCTCGCCCTCCTCGGTGCGGGCGTCGCGGGCGTCGTCGCGGAGTCGTTCGCGCGCATCTTCTTCCGCAACGCCATCAATCTGGGACTGCCGGTGCTCATCTGTCCGGGCGCGGGCGGTATCGACGACGGGGACGAGGTGTCGATGGCCCTCGACGCGGGTGTCGTCCGCAACCACACGAAAGACGAGACGTACGACGCCGAGCCCCTCCCGCCATTCCTGCAAGAGCTCGTCTCACAGGGTGGGCTGAAGGCGTACACGAAGGCGAAGCTCGACGCGGAGTGA